One part of the Rutidosis leptorrhynchoides isolate AG116_Rl617_1_P2 chromosome 1, CSIRO_AGI_Rlap_v1, whole genome shotgun sequence genome encodes these proteins:
- the LOC139855697 gene encoding transcription factor ILR3-like isoform X1 has protein sequence MEIDEMDENPNWLFDFGLVEDIPTAHFTGPVPPSAGGFTCPSPPGLTCSVSIPAVSSEIESSFIDFEGLKEQGSRKRLKSETINACGSKAGREKLRRDRMTDRFLELCSILEHGRPPKTDKTAILSDAIRMIMQLRSETERLNERNVDLQEKIKELKAEKNELREEKQILKIEKEKMELKVKTINVQPSYLAHPTAMRAAFAAQEQTAGNKLMPFVGYPGVAMWQFMPSSVVDTSQDHVLRPPVA, from the exons atgGAAATTGATGAAATGGACGAAAACCCAAATTGGCTGTTTGATTTTGGATTAGTTGAAGATATCCCCACCGCTCACTTCACTGGTCCAGTGCCGCCGTCTGCCGGAGGTTTTACGTGCCCATCGCCACCTGGTCTCACCTGCTCGGTATCAATACCTGCTGTGAG TAGTGAGATTGAAAGCTCGTTTATCGATTTTGAGGGCCTTAAGGAACAAGGATCAAGGAAACG GTTGAAGTCTGAAACTATCAATGCATGTGGGTCCAAAGCTGGCCGTGAGAAATTGCGTAGAGATAGGATGACTGATAG GTTCTTGGAATTGTGCTCGATTCTGGAGCATGGGAGACCTCCAAAAACAGATAAAACTGCTATTCTGAGCGATGCTATTCGAATGATAATGCAGCTACGAAGTGAAACAGAGAGGCTCAATGAAAGAAATGTCGATTTGCAGGAGAAGATTAAGGAATTAAAG GCTGAGAAGAACGAACTACGTGAAGAGAAGCAGATTCTAAAAATCGAGAAAGAAAAGATGGAACTAAAAGTCAAAACCATCAACGTTCAACCAAGCTATCTCGCACATCCCACTGCAATGCGAGCTGCATTTGCTGCACAAGAACAAACTGCTGGAAACAAGTTGATGCCATTTGTCGGTTACCCTGGCGTTGCCATGTGGCAATTCATGCCGTCTTCTGTGGTTGACACGTCACAGGATCACGTCCTTAGGCCTCCAGTTGCATAA
- the LOC139855697 gene encoding transcription factor ILR3-like isoform X2 → MEIDEMDENPNWLFDFGLVEDIPTAHFTGPVPPSAGGFTCPSPPGLTCSVSIPAVSEIESSFIDFEGLKEQGSRKRLKSETINACGSKAGREKLRRDRMTDRFLELCSILEHGRPPKTDKTAILSDAIRMIMQLRSETERLNERNVDLQEKIKELKAEKNELREEKQILKIEKEKMELKVKTINVQPSYLAHPTAMRAAFAAQEQTAGNKLMPFVGYPGVAMWQFMPSSVVDTSQDHVLRPPVA, encoded by the exons atgGAAATTGATGAAATGGACGAAAACCCAAATTGGCTGTTTGATTTTGGATTAGTTGAAGATATCCCCACCGCTCACTTCACTGGTCCAGTGCCGCCGTCTGCCGGAGGTTTTACGTGCCCATCGCCACCTGGTCTCACCTGCTCGGTATCAATACCTGCTGTGAG TGAGATTGAAAGCTCGTTTATCGATTTTGAGGGCCTTAAGGAACAAGGATCAAGGAAACG GTTGAAGTCTGAAACTATCAATGCATGTGGGTCCAAAGCTGGCCGTGAGAAATTGCGTAGAGATAGGATGACTGATAG GTTCTTGGAATTGTGCTCGATTCTGGAGCATGGGAGACCTCCAAAAACAGATAAAACTGCTATTCTGAGCGATGCTATTCGAATGATAATGCAGCTACGAAGTGAAACAGAGAGGCTCAATGAAAGAAATGTCGATTTGCAGGAGAAGATTAAGGAATTAAAG GCTGAGAAGAACGAACTACGTGAAGAGAAGCAGATTCTAAAAATCGAGAAAGAAAAGATGGAACTAAAAGTCAAAACCATCAACGTTCAACCAAGCTATCTCGCACATCCCACTGCAATGCGAGCTGCATTTGCTGCACAAGAACAAACTGCTGGAAACAAGTTGATGCCATTTGTCGGTTACCCTGGCGTTGCCATGTGGCAATTCATGCCGTCTTCTGTGGTTGACACGTCACAGGATCACGTCCTTAGGCCTCCAGTTGCATAA
- the LOC139855697 gene encoding transcription factor ILR3-like isoform X3 has translation MEIDEMDENPNWLFDFGLVEDIPTAHFTGPVPPSAGGFTCPSPPGLTCSVSIPAVSSEIESSFIDFEGLKEQGSRKRFLELCSILEHGRPPKTDKTAILSDAIRMIMQLRSETERLNERNVDLQEKIKELKAEKNELREEKQILKIEKEKMELKVKTINVQPSYLAHPTAMRAAFAAQEQTAGNKLMPFVGYPGVAMWQFMPSSVVDTSQDHVLRPPVA, from the exons atgGAAATTGATGAAATGGACGAAAACCCAAATTGGCTGTTTGATTTTGGATTAGTTGAAGATATCCCCACCGCTCACTTCACTGGTCCAGTGCCGCCGTCTGCCGGAGGTTTTACGTGCCCATCGCCACCTGGTCTCACCTGCTCGGTATCAATACCTGCTGTGAG TAGTGAGATTGAAAGCTCGTTTATCGATTTTGAGGGCCTTAAGGAACAAGGATCAAGGAAACG GTTCTTGGAATTGTGCTCGATTCTGGAGCATGGGAGACCTCCAAAAACAGATAAAACTGCTATTCTGAGCGATGCTATTCGAATGATAATGCAGCTACGAAGTGAAACAGAGAGGCTCAATGAAAGAAATGTCGATTTGCAGGAGAAGATTAAGGAATTAAAG GCTGAGAAGAACGAACTACGTGAAGAGAAGCAGATTCTAAAAATCGAGAAAGAAAAGATGGAACTAAAAGTCAAAACCATCAACGTTCAACCAAGCTATCTCGCACATCCCACTGCAATGCGAGCTGCATTTGCTGCACAAGAACAAACTGCTGGAAACAAGTTGATGCCATTTGTCGGTTACCCTGGCGTTGCCATGTGGCAATTCATGCCGTCTTCTGTGGTTGACACGTCACAGGATCACGTCCTTAGGCCTCCAGTTGCATAA
- the LOC139855697 gene encoding transcription factor ILR3-like isoform X4 has product MEIDEMDENPNWLFDFGLVEDIPTAHFTGPVPPSAGGFTCPSPPGLTCSVSIPAVSEIESSFIDFEGLKEQGSRKRFLELCSILEHGRPPKTDKTAILSDAIRMIMQLRSETERLNERNVDLQEKIKELKAEKNELREEKQILKIEKEKMELKVKTINVQPSYLAHPTAMRAAFAAQEQTAGNKLMPFVGYPGVAMWQFMPSSVVDTSQDHVLRPPVA; this is encoded by the exons atgGAAATTGATGAAATGGACGAAAACCCAAATTGGCTGTTTGATTTTGGATTAGTTGAAGATATCCCCACCGCTCACTTCACTGGTCCAGTGCCGCCGTCTGCCGGAGGTTTTACGTGCCCATCGCCACCTGGTCTCACCTGCTCGGTATCAATACCTGCTGTGAG TGAGATTGAAAGCTCGTTTATCGATTTTGAGGGCCTTAAGGAACAAGGATCAAGGAAACG GTTCTTGGAATTGTGCTCGATTCTGGAGCATGGGAGACCTCCAAAAACAGATAAAACTGCTATTCTGAGCGATGCTATTCGAATGATAATGCAGCTACGAAGTGAAACAGAGAGGCTCAATGAAAGAAATGTCGATTTGCAGGAGAAGATTAAGGAATTAAAG GCTGAGAAGAACGAACTACGTGAAGAGAAGCAGATTCTAAAAATCGAGAAAGAAAAGATGGAACTAAAAGTCAAAACCATCAACGTTCAACCAAGCTATCTCGCACATCCCACTGCAATGCGAGCTGCATTTGCTGCACAAGAACAAACTGCTGGAAACAAGTTGATGCCATTTGTCGGTTACCCTGGCGTTGCCATGTGGCAATTCATGCCGTCTTCTGTGGTTGACACGTCACAGGATCACGTCCTTAGGCCTCCAGTTGCATAA
- the LOC139900987 gene encoding mavicyanin-like, with protein sequence MAKVSIMQILMAFVASTMLLQVAFAVDHTVGSPGGSWDLSTNFGVWASNQTFSVGDNLVFQYTPTHDVLEVTKANYDSCGTSGPLSTATSSPTTIPLTAAGKRYFICGTAGHCNRGQKVEIDVVSKASGPPSTPAPSSPTPTTNGPTTSSPPPPPSSAINLKTTAGSTLGFGLLVVMSL encoded by the exons ATGGCTAAAGTGTCGATTATGCAGATACTAATGGCGTTTGTTGCATCAACAATGCTCCTTCAAGTAGCTTTCGCGGTGGATCACACTGTCGGATCTCCAGGAGGAAGTTGGGACTTGTCTACTAATTTTGGGGTATGGGCTTCTAATCAAACATTTTCAGTTGGCGACAATTTAG TTTTTCAGTATACACCTACTCATGACGTTCTTGAAGTAACCAAGGCAAACTACGATTCTTGTGGAACCAGCGGCCCTCTTTCAACGGCCACCTCTAGCCCTACAACAATCCCACTTACGGCTGCAGGAAAACGGTATTTTATCTGTGGCACAGCTGGACATTGTAACCGAGGTCAGAAGGTTGAAATTGATGTCGTATCAAAAGCATCTGGCCCACCTTCAACCCCCGCTCCTTCATCCCCAACTCCAACCACAAACGGGCCAACAACGAGTTCACCACCTCCACCCCCTTCATCGGCTATAAACCTAAAGACCACTGCTGGTTCTACACTCGGTTTTGGGCTCCTTGTGGTGATGTCGTTATAA